A single Tachypleus tridentatus isolate NWPU-2018 chromosome 9, ASM421037v1, whole genome shotgun sequence DNA region contains:
- the LOC143226781 gene encoding muscarinic acetylcholine receptor DM1-like, whose amino-acid sequence MAVTKKPTFLLLNYSMLLTLGNRISGFRHLSRGSPDVTRIPFYNNTPIVDFHPENNASWTFNTTMFSLGVPGLRHKSPYSVSEIILIAIVAGLLSLGTVVGNVVVVISIKLDKQLQTISNYFLLSLAVADLWIGLVSMPLFTMYTLLGVWPLGSVICDTWLALDYLNSNASVLNLLIISFDRYFSVTRPLTYRAKRTTKRAAFMITCAWVISLVLWPPWIYSWPYIEGQRKVAEDKCFIQFLETNLYITFGTAIAAFYLPVTVMCILYWRIWKETEQRKKNLTHLQAGKKDDSMKSSSSDSPAEGDQGQRSRSESCMAIRACEATYVPTSLCVEPPKQQLARVKSRPQKVREALKSWCKIDRDPVGLYDDCSSHESLGAITPASAETPIQSSGTTSITFHSKLRSCRHQQEEGTVLTGQDSSRKNDSSTHPSSISSDPIYTILIRLPTEPPREEGESQASVKMVIEEEKKEIEFGMQPTRVSQCLEGLTTRRPTNVGLRLDTFCSSEPTLERIRLPLNTKLIHKQVAKHKAPKKKRKQQERKQEKKAARTLSAILLAFIVTWTPYNVLVLVKTLLPCVDEGCIPEGLWGFAYYLCYINSTINPLCYALCNTTFRRTYIRILLCKWHNKKVNMANRGYFS is encoded by the coding sequence ATGGCGGTGACAAAAAAACCTACCTTCCTGTTGTTAAACTACAGTATGTTGCTCACTTTAGGAAATCGAATTTCTGGTTTTCGTCACCTCTCCAGGGGCTCACCTGATGTTACTCGCATTCCGTTTTATAACAATACACCCATTGTGGATTTTCACCCCGAAAACAACGCATCCTGGACTTTCAATACCACTATGTTTAGTCTAGGCGTGCCTGGTCTTAGGCACAAGTCGCCCTATTCTGTGTCGGAAATTATCCTAATAGCTATTGTAGCCGGGCTCCTAAGTCTGGGGACTGTGGTGGGGAATGTGGTGGTTGTGATTTCTATTAAACTAGATAAACAACTTCAAACGAtcagtaattattttttacttagtcTAGCAGTGGCAGATCTCTGGATTGGACTCGTATCAATGCCTTTGTTCACCATGTACACTCTGTTAGGCGTGTGGCCACTGGGGTCAGTAATTTGTGACACTTGGTTAGCTCTCGACTATCTGAATAGCAACGCCTCTGTTCTTAATTTGCTTATCATAAGTTTTGACCGTTACTTCTCTGTTACGCGACCTCTGACCTATCGAGCCAAAAGGACAACAAAACGAGCAGCTTTTATGATTACCTGTGCTTGGGTCATATCTCTTGTGCTGTGGCCACCTTGGATCTATTCATGGCCGTATATAGAAGGACAGAGGAAAGTGGCTGAGGACAAGTGTTTCATCCAGTTCCTCGAAACCAATCTTTATATCACCTTTGGTACGGCCATTGCTGCTTTCTATCTTCCTGTGACTGTGATGTGTATCCTTTACTGGCGAATCTGGAAAGAAACAGAACAACGGAAGAAAAATCTAACTCATCTGCAAGCCGGAAAGAAGGACGATAGCATGAAGTCATCTTCCAGTGACAGCCCAGCGGAAGGCGATCAAGGTCAAAGGTCCCGTAGCGAGTCGTGCATGGCTATTAGAGCCTGCGAAGCTACCTACGTGCCAACATCTTTATGTGTTGAACCACCAAAGCAACAGTTGGCTCGGGTTAAGTCTCGTCCTCAGAAGGTTAGAGAAGCCTTGAAAAGTTGGTGTAAGATCGACCGCGATCCAGTTGGCCTATATGACGACTGTAGTAGCCACGAGTCGCTCGGAGCTATTACACCGGCTTCTGCTGAAACTCCAATCCAGTCGTCAGGTACAACATCAATAACGTTTCATTCCAAGCTCAGATCTTGCCGACATCAGCAGGAAGAAGGCACAGTTCTTACTGGGCAGGATAGTTCTCGGAAGAATGACTCATCCACTCATCCTTCTTCCATCTCATCAGATCCCATCTACACCATTCTTATTCGCCTTCCCACTGAACCACCCAGAGAAGAAGGCGAGTCTCAAGCGTCCGTCAAAATGGTAATAgaggaagaaaagaaagaaatcgAATTTGGTATGCAACCAACTCGTGTGTCGCAATGCCTAGAAGGCTTAACAACTCGACGTCCAACCAACGTGGGATTGAGGCTAGATACTTTCTGTTCCTCGGAACCAACTCTAGAAAGAATCCGATTACCTCTCAACACAAAACTTATTCATAAGCAAGTGGCTAAACACAAAGCACCCAAGAAAAAACGCAAGCAACAAGAgagaaaacaagaaaagaaagcGGCCAGAACACTAAGCGCCATCTTGCTGGCTTTCATTGTAACGTGGACACCGTACAACGTACTTGTTTTAGTAAAAACTCTGTTGCCGTGCGTCGACGAGGGCTGTATTCCAGAGGGCTTGTGGGGCTTCgcttattatttatgttatattaacagCACGATAAACCCGCTCTGCTACGCCCTCTGTAACACAACTTTTAGAAGAACCTACATTCGTATACTGTTGTGCAAATGgcacaataaaaaagtaaacatgGCCAATCGAGGATACTTTAGTTGA